In one Notolabrus celidotus isolate fNotCel1 chromosome 1, fNotCel1.pri, whole genome shotgun sequence genomic region, the following are encoded:
- the slc45a1 gene encoding proton-associated sugar transporter A isoform X4: MGLPDQFYSLVWFISPILGFVVQPLIGAWSDRCTSRFGRRRPFILALAIGALMGLTLVLNGRDIGSAMADTATNHRWGIFLTVCGVVLMDFSADSSDNPSHAYMMDVCSPEDQDRGLNIHALLAGLGGGFGYIVGGINWDQTKFGQSLGGQLRVIFMFTSITLVFATLMTLFSIPERPLPKCHSNKIPSKTHLKSPSLPLPLSPPVHGSAFGLDEEDEEGLYSYDYSKPCHFDPMAHSCSASARLCAGLTSPISPLSPLTPKYGSFISRDGSINGINEFASSLGTSYIDSVLINCYTGPQTPQGCVHNSTTAPLPPGDSPPPGEHRQSSGSYSAQTDVASNPAGEARDPEEPQPEGDAPSHGASQVTVQSHSGSQRRSSSGILKRPQSLALLEDSSTSQIIGLESGHRRTVTFSQQVANILLNGVRYDSGLTESVETGECQMSLKLLCIAIYRMPPSLRSLCTNHFLGWLSFEGMLLFYTDFMGEVVFKGDPKAPHDSEAYERYNAGVSMGCWGMCIYAFSAAFYSAILEKLEERFSLRTLYFFAYLAFGLGTGLTTLSTNLYVVLSLCVTYGVLFSSLCTLPYSLLCEYYQSPQFCGSSEDGTKRGMGVDISLLSCQYFLAQILVSVAMGPLTSLVGGAQGVMYFSSLMSFVGCLYSSLCVVYQLPPPEGELTESETQPLLEEEKLKLGCESAYSRKPNKTEEQQTGRRLMCTMGSPEGGQQRKDWGSQSLQQVLIFIFRAHA; this comes from the exons ATGGGCTTGCCAGATCAGTTCTACAGCTTGGTGTGGTTTATCAGCCCCATACTGG GATTTGTCGTTCAGCCTCTCATAGGAGCATGGAGTGATCGTTGTACATCCCGGTTTGGGCGAAGGAGACCCTTTATTTTAGCCTTGGCTATAG GGGCATTGATGGGTCTAACCCTGGTGCTGAATGGACGGGACATTGGAAGTGCGATGGCAGACACAGCAACAAATCACAGGTGGGGGATTTTCCTGACAGTGTGCGGTGTGGTTCTGATGGACTTCAGTGCTGATTCATCTGACAATCCAAGCCATGCCTACATGATGGATGTGTGTAGCCCAGAAGACCAAGATCGGGGTTTGAACATCCATGCCCTACTGGCAG GATTAGGAGGTGGATTTGGCTACATCGTGGGTGGCATCAACTGGGACCAGACAAAATTTGGACAGTCACTGGGGGGTCAACTACGGGTCATATTCATGTTCACAAGTATCACTTTAGTATTTGCCACACTCATGACTCTGTTCAGTATCCCCGAAAGGCCACTACCGAAGTGCCATTCAAACAAGATCCCCAGCAAAACTCATTTAAAAAGCCCCAGCCTCCCTCTACCTCTATCTCCTCCTGTTCATGGATCAGCCTTTGGACtggatgaggaagatgaggaaggtCTTTACAGCTATGATTACTCAAAGCCATGTCATTTTGATCCTATGGCCCATTCTTGCAGTGCCAGTGCACGCCTTTGTGCTGGCCTTACAAGCCCAATATCCCCACTGAGCCCCCTCACTCCAAAATATGGCAGCTTTATTAGCAGGGACGGCTCGATCAATGGCATCAATGAGTTTGCCTCTTCATTAGGAACCTCTTACATAGACAGTGTGCTCATAAACTGCTACACAGGTCCACAGACACCACAGGGCTGTGTCCACAACTCAACCACTGCACCCCTGCCTCCTGGTGATTCCCCTCCCCCTGGCGAGCACAGACAGAGTTCAGGGAGTTATTCTGCCCAGACAGATGTGGCATCTAATCCAGCAGGGGAAGCTCGAGATCCAGAAGAGCCACAGCCTGAGGGAGATGCACCATCTCATGGAGCATCTCAGGTCACAGTTCAATCACATTCGGGGTCACAGCGGCGCTCTTCCTCTGGTATCCTGAAGCGACCCCAGAGCCTTGCACTACTAGAAGACTCCTCCACAAGCCAGATTATTGGGTTGGAGAGTGGACACAGGAGAACCGTTACCTTCAGCCAGCAG GTTGCAAACATTCTGCTGAATGGGGTGCGATATGATAGTGGTCTGACTGAGAGTGTGGAGACAGGAGAATGCCAAATGTCGTTGAAGCTTCTGTGTATAGCCATCTACAGGATGCCGCCCTCTCTGCGGAGTTTATGCACTAATCATTTTTTGG GCTGGCTGTCCTTTGAAGGAATGCTGCTCTTCTACACTGACTTCATGGGGGAAGTTGTATTTAAAGGAGACCCCAAGGCGCCCCATGACTCTGAGGCTTACGAACGCTACAATGCTGGTGTTAGCATGGGCTGCTGGGGCATGTGCATCTATGCATTCAGTGCTGCTTTCTACTCAG CCATATTGGAGAAACTCGAGGAGCGTTTCTCTCTCCGCACGCTGTATTTTTTTGCCTACCTGGCGTTTGGTTTGGGCACTGGCCTAACCACACTATCCACCAACCTCTATGtggttctgtctctgtgtgtcaccTACGGGGTGCTCTTCTCCTCTCTATGCACGCTGCCttactctctgctgtgtgaatacTACCAGAGTCCTCAG TTTTGTGGCTCATCAGAGGACGGGACCAAACGAGGCATGGGGGTGGacatctctctgctcagctgccaGTACTTCCTGGCTCAGATCCTGGTCTCTGTGGCGATGGGACCTCTGACCTCACTGGTGGGTGGGGCCCAGGGAGTGATGTATTTTTCAAGCCTGATGTCATTCGTTGGCTGCCTGTACTCCTCCCTCTGCGTGGTGTACCAGCTGCCCCCCCCTGAGGGTGAGCTCACCGAAAGCGAGACCCAGCCACTATTG GAAGAGGAGAAGTTGAAACTGGGGTGTGAATCGGCATACAGTCGGAAACCgaacaaaacagaagaacagCAAACAGGGAGAAGACTCATGTGCACTATGGGTAGCCCTGAAGGTGGACAACAAAGAAAGGACTGGGGTTCACAGAGCCTGCAGCAAGTGCTTATTTTCATCTTTAGGGCGCATGCTTAA